A region of Streptomyces halobius DNA encodes the following proteins:
- a CDS encoding IS701 family transposase produces the protein MDVRQVQGLRAGLSAFVADVFASVPRKDQRAKGDCYLRGLMLDGRRKSIQPMAERLPDGNEQNLQQFVNQSTWDPVPVRRRIAQRMVPLIGPDAWAVDDVSFPKDGRMSVAVAHQYCGALGKQANCQVAVSMHAVTDTASCPLQWRLFVPEEWAADADRRHKTGIPEDIGHQEKWRLALNILDELAGWGLAPPVVVADAGYGQNADFRDGLEGRGIKYVVAIRSDVTVHPHDAVPTAPPWSGNGRKPQPRYRDKPPPVAALATSHGRQAFTDVTWREGSRGPMRSRFLALRVRPAGVRVRRLTQSAAVAGHGSWDGVLPEVTLLVEWPEGAAAPTDYWLSNLPEDTPLAELVRLAKIRWRIEHDYRELKHGLGLDHFEGRSWNGWHHHVTLVTAAHAFLTEQRLSPKARTPASRSTRSWTPSRPC, from the coding sequence ATGGACGTGCGGCAGGTTCAGGGTTTGCGGGCGGGGTTATCAGCGTTTGTGGCGGATGTGTTCGCATCGGTGCCGCGGAAGGATCAGCGGGCGAAGGGGGACTGCTATCTGCGGGGATTGATGCTGGACGGGCGGCGCAAGTCGATCCAGCCGATGGCTGAGCGGCTGCCGGACGGCAACGAGCAGAACCTGCAGCAGTTCGTGAACCAGTCCACCTGGGATCCGGTGCCGGTGCGGCGACGGATCGCGCAGCGGATGGTGCCGCTGATCGGCCCGGATGCCTGGGCAGTCGATGACGTGTCGTTCCCCAAGGACGGCCGGATGTCGGTGGCGGTCGCCCACCAGTACTGCGGTGCACTGGGCAAGCAGGCCAACTGCCAGGTCGCGGTGAGCATGCACGCAGTCACCGACACCGCGTCGTGCCCGCTGCAGTGGCGCCTGTTCGTGCCCGAAGAGTGGGCCGCAGACGCCGACCGGCGGCACAAGACGGGGATCCCCGAGGACATCGGGCACCAGGAGAAGTGGCGCCTGGCCCTGAACATCCTGGACGAGCTGGCCGGGTGGGGCCTGGCGCCGCCGGTGGTGGTGGCCGACGCCGGCTACGGCCAAAACGCCGACTTCCGCGACGGCCTGGAGGGCCGCGGCATCAAGTACGTCGTCGCCATCCGCTCGGATGTGACCGTCCACCCGCACGATGCGGTGCCCACCGCACCGCCGTGGTCCGGCAACGGCCGCAAACCGCAGCCCCGCTACCGCGACAAGCCGCCCCCAGTAGCCGCACTCGCCACCAGCCATGGACGGCAGGCTTTCACCGACGTTACCTGGCGTGAAGGCTCACGCGGACCAATGCGTTCACGCTTCCTGGCCCTGCGGGTCCGGCCGGCCGGAGTGCGGGTCCGTCGTCTGACCCAGTCCGCCGCCGTCGCCGGGCACGGCTCTTGGGACGGTGTCCTGCCCGAGGTCACCTTGCTGGTCGAGTGGCCCGAAGGCGCCGCAGCGCCGACCGACTACTGGCTGTCCAACCTGCCCGAGGACACCCCGCTCGCCGAACTGGTCCGCCTGGCTAAGATCCGCTGGCGCATCGAGCACGACTACCGGGAACTCAAGCACGGCCTGGGCCTGGACCACTTCGAGGGACGTTCCTGGAACGGCTGGCACCACCACGTCACCCTGGTCACCGCCGCCCACGCCTTCCTCACCGAACAGCGGCTCTCCCCAAAAGCCCGCACACCGGCCTCACGCTCTACCAGGTCCTGGACGCCCTCCAGACCCTGCTGA
- a CDS encoding class I SAM-dependent methyltransferase — protein sequence MTDLATFQALLTPEGQTLLAELRDYDPADELATATRLRAAHDAPLVSAALAQAHLRQRAVAKFGTDARRMYFTPNGVEQSTRATVAAHRAARMAALGVRTLVDLCSGIGGDAIALARAGISVVAVDRDPLACAAARANAEALGLAELIEVRCADVMEVDTAGSDAVFVDPARRSKVPTRGVARSASARGGVRATGGRIFDPEAYSPPLSWAVETARTAPYAALKIAPGVPHDALPDDAETEWISDGGEVKEAVVWFAGASRDGGDAPRPAPGARRATLLPAGDSLLGAGLPDPEPGPVGAWLYEPDGAVIRAHLVADVAQQVGGRLIDPTIAYITADRLTETPYATAYAITDVLPFNVKKLRALLREREVGIAVIKKRGSPVEPEELRRKLKLGGGPYSCTIFLTRVAGAPTMLLGHPADGA from the coding sequence GTGACCGACCTCGCCACCTTTCAGGCCCTGCTCACCCCGGAGGGGCAAACCCTTCTGGCCGAGCTGCGCGACTACGACCCGGCCGACGAGCTCGCAACCGCGACCCGGTTGCGAGCCGCCCACGACGCGCCCCTCGTATCGGCGGCCCTCGCGCAAGCGCACCTCCGGCAGCGGGCCGTGGCGAAGTTCGGGACGGACGCGCGGCGGATGTACTTCACGCCCAACGGCGTCGAGCAGTCCACCCGGGCGACGGTCGCCGCGCACCGCGCCGCCCGGATGGCCGCGCTGGGCGTCCGGACGCTGGTGGATCTCTGTTCCGGGATCGGCGGTGATGCGATCGCGCTGGCGCGCGCCGGGATCTCCGTAGTCGCCGTCGACCGCGACCCGCTGGCCTGCGCCGCCGCGCGGGCGAACGCCGAGGCGCTGGGGCTGGCGGAGCTGATCGAGGTGCGCTGCGCGGATGTCATGGAGGTGGACACCGCTGGGTCCGATGCGGTGTTCGTCGATCCGGCACGGCGGAGCAAGGTGCCGACAAGAGGGGTGGCGCGCAGCGCTTCGGCCAGGGGCGGTGTCCGGGCGACGGGTGGGCGGATTTTTGATCCGGAGGCTTATTCGCCGCCGCTGTCGTGGGCGGTCGAGACGGCCCGTACCGCTCCGTACGCGGCGTTGAAGATCGCCCCCGGTGTGCCGCATGACGCGCTGCCCGACGACGCCGAGACGGAGTGGATCTCCGACGGCGGAGAGGTGAAGGAGGCGGTGGTGTGGTTCGCGGGGGCCTCGCGCGACGGCGGCGACGCGCCACGTCCAGCACCCGGCGCGCGCCGCGCCACCCTGCTCCCCGCCGGGGACTCGCTGCTCGGCGCGGGCCTGCCCGACCCGGAGCCGGGGCCGGTCGGTGCGTGGCTCTACGAGCCGGACGGTGCCGTGATCCGGGCCCATCTCGTCGCGGATGTCGCCCAGCAGGTCGGCGGGCGGCTGATCGATCCGACGATCGCGTACATCACCGCGGACCGGCTGACGGAGACGCCGTACGCCACCGCCTACGCGATCACGGACGTGCTGCCGTTCAACGTCAAGAAGCTGAGGGCGCTGTTGCGCGAGCGCGAGGTCGGCATCGCGGTGATCAAGAAGCGCGGTTCGCCGGTCGAGCCGGAGGAGCTGCGCAGGAAGCTGAAGCTCGGCGGCGGCCCGTACTCGTGCACGATCTTCCTCACCCGGGTCGCCGGCGCCCCCACGATGCTGCTGGGGCATCCGGCCGACGGCGCGTGA
- the rimI gene encoding ribosomal protein S18-alanine N-acetyltransferase, with amino-acid sequence MTSHPSPDRRPSTAPLRGGTPQPPVLREMRWWDIAPVLELERELFPEDAWSAGMFWSELAHARGPFATRRYLVAELAGRIVGYGGLAAIEGTGDIQTIATARDQRGTGLGARLLSELLGAATDFECHEVLLEVRVDNTRAQRLYERFGFEPIGFRRGYYQPGNVDALVMRRTTETSSEAPSVQGT; translated from the coding sequence GTGACCTCCCACCCGTCGCCCGACCGCCGCCCCTCAACGGCGCCGCTGCGCGGCGGCACCCCCCAACCCCCGGTGCTCCGCGAAATGCGCTGGTGGGACATCGCACCGGTGCTGGAGCTGGAGCGCGAGCTCTTTCCCGAGGACGCCTGGTCGGCCGGCATGTTCTGGTCGGAGCTGGCGCACGCGCGCGGACCGTTCGCCACCCGCCGCTATCTCGTCGCCGAGCTGGCCGGCCGGATCGTGGGCTACGGCGGGCTGGCCGCCATCGAGGGCACCGGCGACATCCAGACCATCGCGACCGCCCGCGACCAGCGGGGCACCGGCCTCGGCGCCCGGCTGCTGTCCGAACTCCTCGGCGCCGCCACCGACTTCGAGTGCCACGAGGTGCTGCTGGAGGTACGGGTCGACAACACCCGAGCGCAACGCCTCTACGAGCGCTTCGGCTTCGAGCCCATCGGTTTCCGCCGCGGCTACTACCAGCCCGGCAACGTCGACGCCCTGGTGATGCGGCGCACCACCGAGACCTCCTCCGAAGCACCCTCCGTACAAGGAACGTGA
- a CDS encoding NAD(P)H-hydrate dehydratase, translated as MRTAYSVETVRAAERELMARLPEGTLMRRAAAGLAVACGELLGRVSGTRVTLLVGSGDNGGDALYAGARLARRGAGVVAVLLSPERAHQGGLAALRAAGGRVSADPGRDIAGADLVVDGIVGIGGRGGLRPEAARLLGHVRKSALVVAVDLPSGVDADSGEVHGDAVRAAATVTFGTYKPGLLIDPARERAGALRLVDIGLTLPEDADVEALQHADVADLLPRPVAESDKYRRGVVGVVAGSARYPGAAVLAVAGALRGGAGAVRYVGPAADAVLTRFPETLVHAGPPDKAGRVQAWVIGPGLGDDEDALKGLLDDVLAAEVPVLVDADGLRFLTPRQVRARAAATVLTPHAGEAAALLGHARAEIEAARLRSVRELAARYGATVLLKGSTTLVADAAGPVRVNPTGTGWLATAGSGDVLSGLTGSLLAAGLVARDAASVGAYLHGLAARRAAGRPGAPVLASEVAEHMGAAWRDVRD; from the coding sequence ATGAGGACTGCCTACAGCGTGGAGACCGTACGTGCCGCCGAGCGGGAGCTCATGGCCCGGTTGCCCGAGGGGACGCTGATGCGGCGGGCGGCGGCCGGACTGGCCGTCGCCTGCGGGGAGTTGCTGGGCCGGGTGTCCGGCACCCGGGTGACGCTGCTGGTGGGCAGCGGCGACAACGGCGGGGACGCGCTCTACGCGGGCGCCCGGCTGGCCCGCCGCGGCGCCGGTGTCGTCGCCGTACTGCTCTCGCCCGAGCGGGCGCACCAGGGCGGTCTCGCCGCGCTGCGGGCGGCCGGCGGACGGGTGTCGGCCGATCCGGGGCGGGACATCGCCGGGGCCGACCTGGTCGTGGACGGGATCGTGGGCATCGGCGGCCGCGGCGGGCTGCGCCCCGAGGCGGCCCGACTCCTGGGCCATGTACGGAAGTCGGCGCTGGTGGTGGCCGTCGATCTGCCGAGCGGTGTGGACGCGGACTCCGGCGAGGTCCACGGGGATGCCGTACGGGCCGCTGCGACGGTGACGTTCGGGACGTACAAACCGGGGCTGCTGATCGATCCGGCCCGGGAACGGGCGGGCGCCCTGCGGCTCGTGGACATTGGTCTCACGCTGCCCGAGGACGCCGATGTGGAGGCGCTGCAGCACGCGGATGTGGCGGACCTGCTGCCCCGGCCGGTGGCCGAGAGCGACAAGTACCGGCGCGGCGTGGTGGGTGTGGTGGCCGGTTCCGCGCGCTATCCGGGTGCGGCGGTGCTGGCGGTGGCGGGCGCGCTGCGCGGCGGCGCGGGGGCCGTACGATATGTCGGTCCCGCCGCCGACGCGGTGCTCACGCGGTTCCCGGAGACGCTGGTGCACGCGGGGCCCCCGGACAAGGCGGGCCGCGTCCAGGCATGGGTGATCGGGCCCGGCCTCGGCGACGACGAGGACGCGCTGAAGGGGCTGCTGGACGACGTACTGGCCGCGGAGGTGCCGGTGCTCGTGGACGCCGACGGGCTGCGCTTTCTGACTCCCCGGCAGGTCCGGGCGCGGGCCGCCGCCACCGTGCTGACCCCGCACGCGGGGGAGGCTGCCGCGCTGCTCGGCCACGCCCGTGCGGAGATCGAGGCGGCCCGGCTGCGCTCCGTACGCGAGCTGGCCGCGCGCTACGGCGCCACGGTGCTGCTCAAGGGCTCGACGACGCTGGTCGCGGATGCCGCCGGGCCCGTACGGGTCAACCCCACCGGGACCGGCTGGCTGGCGACCGCCGGCAGTGGCGATGTGCTCTCGGGGCTGACGGGTTCGCTGCTCGCCGCCGGGCTGGTGGCCCGTGACGCGGCGTCCGTCGGCGCGTATCTGCACGGCCTGGCGGCCCGGCGCGCGGCCGGACGGCCCGGGGCGCCGGTCCTGGCGTCGGAGGTGGCGGAGCATATGGGGGCGGCGTGGCGGGATGTGAGGGATTGA
- a CDS encoding alpha/beta fold hydrolase has translation MTEGNEAAARAVEAAADAAGNWAKAGRHAGIAGAAIGVVAAGAAAGVAIERMTVGRGMRRKARLALDAAGPYGTLRGTPGSAIAEDGTELYYEVDEPGAAPGRPEKGERAGQDAPADGSRADARGNNATKAARAVQEAQGAFRKRLLAVLGRRAAAPTVVFSHGYCLSQDSWHFQRAALRGTVRTVHWDQRSHGRSARGHGQIEGTEPVTIDLLGRDLKAVLDAAVPEGPIVLVGHSMGGMTVMALADQFPEFVAERVVGVALIGTSAGHLSEVAFGLPSLGVKAFHRLAPGVLKALGAQSEIVERGRRATADLFAGVIKRYSFGTPKDVDPGVARFAERLIEATPIDVVAEFYPAFAVHDKTEALVAYDKVPSLVLAGEKDLITPADHSRTIAEVLTGAELVCVPDAGHLVMLERRELVNEQLVSLVERAGAAARGSRSARA, from the coding sequence ATGACTGAGGGCAACGAGGCCGCCGCGCGGGCGGTGGAGGCGGCCGCCGACGCGGCCGGCAACTGGGCCAAAGCCGGGCGGCACGCGGGCATCGCGGGCGCCGCGATCGGCGTGGTCGCGGCGGGCGCGGCGGCCGGTGTCGCCATAGAGCGGATGACCGTCGGCCGCGGGATGCGCCGCAAGGCCCGGCTGGCGCTGGACGCGGCGGGGCCTTACGGCACGCTGCGCGGCACGCCGGGCTCGGCGATCGCCGAGGACGGCACCGAGCTCTACTACGAGGTGGACGAGCCCGGCGCGGCGCCGGGCAGACCGGAGAAGGGCGAGCGGGCGGGCCAGGACGCCCCGGCCGACGGGAGCCGGGCCGACGCCCGGGGGAACAACGCCACCAAGGCCGCCCGCGCCGTCCAGGAAGCTCAGGGCGCCTTCCGTAAGCGGTTGCTGGCGGTGCTGGGGCGGCGGGCCGCCGCACCCACGGTCGTCTTCAGCCATGGTTACTGCCTCAGCCAGGACTCCTGGCACTTCCAGCGCGCGGCGCTGCGCGGCACGGTCCGCACCGTCCACTGGGACCAGCGCAGCCACGGCCGCTCCGCGCGCGGCCACGGCCAGATCGAGGGCACCGAACCGGTCACCATCGATCTGCTCGGCCGGGATCTGAAGGCGGTGCTGGACGCCGCCGTCCCGGAGGGCCCGATCGTGCTGGTCGGGCACTCCATGGGCGGGATGACGGTGATGGCGCTGGCCGACCAGTTCCCCGAGTTCGTGGCGGAGCGGGTGGTCGGGGTGGCCCTGATCGGCACCTCGGCGGGCCATCTGAGCGAGGTCGCGTTCGGGCTGCCGTCGCTCGGCGTCAAGGCGTTCCACCGGCTCGCGCCCGGCGTGCTCAAGGCGCTGGGGGCGCAGAGCGAGATCGTCGAGCGTGGGCGGCGGGCCACCGCCGATCTGTTCGCGGGGGTCATCAAGCGGTACTCGTTCGGGACGCCCAAGGACGTGGACCCGGGCGTCGCGCGGTTCGCCGAGCGGCTGATCGAGGCGACCCCGATCGATGTGGTCGCCGAGTTCTATCCGGCCTTCGCGGTGCATGACAAAACCGAGGCGCTGGTGGCGTACGACAAGGTGCCGTCGCTGGTGCTGGCGGGGGAGAAGGACCTGATCACCCCGGCCGACCACAGCCGGACGATCGCCGAGGTGCTGACCGGCGCCGAGCTGGTGTGTGTCCCGGACGCCGGCCATCTGGTGATGCTGGAGCGGCGGGAACTGGTCAATGAGCAGCTGGTGTCGCTGGTGGAGCGGGCCGGTGCTGCGGCGCGCGGGTCCCGGTCGGCACGGGCCTGA
- the tsaE gene encoding tRNA (adenosine(37)-N6)-threonylcarbamoyltransferase complex ATPase subunit type 1 TsaE yields MSTTGATAQVTVKTPEQMQELGRRLAALLRPGDLVLLTGELGAGKTTLARGLGEGLGVRGAVTSPTFVIARVHPSLTGGPALVHVDAYRLGGGLDEMEDLDLDVSLPESVVVVEWGDGKVEELSEDRLHVVIGRAVGVEAPGGVLESGPEGGLDQCPDDVREVTVIGRGPRWADAGLAALAGC; encoded by the coding sequence ATGAGCACCACTGGCGCGACCGCACAGGTAACCGTCAAGACTCCGGAGCAGATGCAGGAGTTGGGCCGCAGACTGGCCGCCCTGCTGCGGCCCGGCGACCTGGTCCTGCTCACCGGTGAGCTGGGCGCGGGCAAGACGACGCTGGCCCGGGGCCTGGGCGAGGGGCTGGGCGTGCGCGGTGCCGTCACCTCCCCGACCTTCGTCATCGCCCGGGTGCACCCCTCCCTGACCGGCGGCCCGGCGCTGGTGCACGTCGACGCGTACCGCCTCGGCGGCGGCCTCGACGAGATGGAGGACCTGGACCTCGACGTCTCGCTGCCGGAGTCGGTGGTGGTCGTGGAGTGGGGCGACGGCAAGGTCGAGGAACTGTCCGAGGACCGGCTGCATGTGGTCATCGGCCGCGCCGTGGGCGTTGAGGCCCCGGGCGGCGTCCTGGAGAGCGGCCCGGAGGGCGGGCTGGACCAGTGCCCGGACGATGTGCGCGAGGTGACGGTCATCGGGCGCGGGCCGCGCTGGGCGGACGCCGGGCTGGCCGCTCTCGCCGGTTGCTGA
- the tsaB gene encoding tRNA (adenosine(37)-N6)-threonylcarbamoyltransferase complex dimerization subunit type 1 TsaB, whose amino-acid sequence MLLLALDTATPAVTVALHDGSRVLAESREVDARRHGELLLPAVDRVLAEAGLKLDAVSDIVVGVGPGPYTGLRVGLVTAATFGAALDVPVHGLCSLDGIAYAAGLDEPFVVATDARRKEVYWARYAPRPSPDHHPGTTRSARPLSITRLTDPAVDRPADIADQVAGVPAVGAGALLYDTVFTGVRREGPEHQSAAALAALAAEKLAAGEELLPDRPLYLRRPDAQVPANYKVVTPK is encoded by the coding sequence GTGCTGCTGCTAGCTCTTGACACCGCCACCCCCGCCGTCACCGTCGCGCTCCATGACGGTTCCCGCGTCCTCGCCGAGTCCCGCGAGGTGGACGCCCGCCGGCACGGCGAGCTGCTGCTGCCCGCCGTCGACCGGGTGCTGGCCGAGGCCGGTCTGAAGCTCGACGCGGTCAGCGACATCGTGGTCGGCGTCGGCCCCGGCCCGTACACCGGCCTGCGGGTCGGGCTGGTCACCGCCGCGACCTTCGGCGCCGCGCTGGACGTCCCCGTCCACGGCCTCTGCTCCCTGGACGGCATCGCGTACGCCGCCGGTCTGGACGAGCCCTTCGTGGTGGCCACGGACGCCCGCCGCAAAGAGGTCTACTGGGCGCGCTATGCCCCCCGCCCGTCGCCCGACCACCACCCCGGCACGACGCGCTCCGCGCGGCCCCTTTCGATTACCCGGCTGACCGACCCCGCCGTCGACCGTCCCGCGGACATCGCCGATCAGGTGGCCGGTGTCCCCGCGGTGGGCGCGGGCGCGCTGCTGTACGACACGGTCTTCACCGGCGTACGGCGCGAGGGGCCCGAGCACCAGTCCGCGGCCGCGCTCGCCGCGCTGGCCGCCGAGAAGCTCGCGGCCGGCGAGGAGCTGCTGCCCGACCGGCCGCTGTATCTGCGCCGCCCGGACGCCCAGGTGCCGGCCAACTACAAGGTGGTCACTCCCAAGTGA
- the tsaD gene encoding tRNA (adenosine(37)-N6)-threonylcarbamoyltransferase complex transferase subunit TsaD produces MADARGGPLVLGIETSCDETGVGIVHGHTLLADAVASSVDEHARYGGVVPEVASRAHLEAMIPTIRRALKEAGVSASDLDGIAVTAGPGLAGALLVGVSAAKAYAYALGKPLYGVNHLASHICVDQLEHGALPEPTMALLVSGGHSSLLLAPDITSDVRPLGSTIDDAAGEAFDKIARVLQLGFPGGPVIDRYAREGDPDAISFPRGLTGPRDPVYDFSFSGLKTAVARWIEAKRAAGEDVPVADVSASFQEAVVDVLTRKAVRACKDSGVEHLMIGGGVAANSRLRAMAERRCEDAGITLRVPRPKLCTDNGAMVAALGAEMVARNRPASDWDLPADSSLPVTEPHVPGEGPAAGSGHHHGHDHVHEVSKANLYS; encoded by the coding sequence ATGGCTGACGCACGCGGCGGACCGCTCGTCCTCGGCATCGAGACCTCCTGCGACGAGACCGGTGTCGGCATCGTCCACGGCCACACCCTGCTCGCCGACGCGGTCGCGTCCAGCGTCGACGAGCACGCCCGGTACGGCGGAGTGGTGCCCGAAGTGGCCTCGCGGGCACACCTGGAGGCGATGATCCCCACCATCCGGCGCGCGCTGAAGGAAGCCGGGGTCAGCGCGAGCGACCTGGACGGCATCGCGGTCACCGCCGGACCGGGCCTGGCGGGCGCGCTGCTGGTCGGTGTCTCGGCCGCCAAGGCGTACGCGTACGCGCTCGGCAAGCCCCTCTACGGCGTCAACCACCTCGCCTCGCACATCTGCGTCGACCAGCTGGAACACGGCGCGCTGCCGGAGCCGACGATGGCCCTGCTGGTGTCCGGCGGCCACTCCTCCCTCCTCCTGGCCCCGGACATCACCTCCGACGTCCGGCCGCTGGGCTCGACCATCGACGACGCGGCGGGCGAGGCGTTCGACAAGATCGCCCGGGTGCTGCAGCTCGGCTTCCCCGGCGGCCCGGTCATCGACCGCTACGCCCGCGAGGGCGACCCGGACGCGATCAGCTTCCCGCGCGGACTGACCGGCCCGCGCGACCCCGTCTACGACTTCTCCTTCTCCGGCCTGAAGACCGCGGTCGCGCGCTGGATCGAGGCCAAGCGGGCGGCCGGCGAGGATGTGCCGGTGGCGGACGTCTCGGCCTCCTTCCAGGAGGCGGTGGTCGACGTGCTGACCCGTAAGGCGGTCCGGGCCTGCAAGGACAGCGGCGTGGAGCATCTGATGATCGGCGGCGGGGTGGCAGCCAACTCCCGGCTGCGGGCGATGGCCGAGCGCCGCTGCGAGGACGCGGGTATCACCCTGCGCGTCCCCCGCCCCAAGCTGTGCACCGACAACGGGGCAATGGTCGCGGCACTGGGCGCGGAGATGGTGGCCCGCAACCGCCCGGCCTCCGACTGGGACCTGCCCGCGGACTCGTCCCTGCCGGTCACCGAACCCCATGTCCCCGGAGAGGGGCCGGCGGCCGGTTCCGGCCACCATCACGGCCATGACCACGTCCACGAGGTGAGCAAGGCGAACCTGTACTCCTGA
- the alr gene encoding alanine racemase, whose product MNETAKRAQAVIDLAAVRVNVRALRARAPRAELMAVVKSDGYGHGAVRCARAAREAGASWLGTALPEEAFALRAAGDTGRLMCWLWTPGGPWHRAISQDIDISVSGLWSLHEVTAVARGFGRPARVQLKADTGLGRNGCQPAHWPELIAAAAAAEAEGTIKVTGIWSHFACADEPGHPSVPAQLAAFENALALSAAAGLRPEVRHIANTPALLTLPEAHYDLVRAGIGVYGLSPSPEVGTPQEFGLRPAMTLEASLASVKRAPGGHGVSYGHQYTTPGDTSLALVPLGYADGIPRHASDSGPVLVAGKWRTIAGRVAMDQFVVDLGGDTAHAGDRVVLFGPGDRGEPTAEDWARAAGTIGYEIVTRIGSRVPRVYVDSERENRRDDGDGDTALTGGTA is encoded by the coding sequence ATGAACGAGACAGCGAAGCGCGCCCAGGCCGTCATTGACCTCGCCGCCGTGCGGGTCAATGTGCGTGCGCTGAGGGCCCGCGCACCCCGGGCAGAGCTGATGGCCGTGGTCAAGTCCGACGGCTACGGGCACGGTGCGGTGCGCTGCGCGCGGGCCGCCCGTGAGGCCGGCGCGAGCTGGCTGGGCACGGCGCTTCCCGAGGAGGCCTTCGCGCTGCGCGCGGCCGGTGACACCGGCCGGCTGATGTGCTGGCTGTGGACCCCCGGCGGTCCCTGGCACCGGGCGATCTCGCAGGACATCGACATCTCGGTGAGCGGGCTGTGGTCGCTGCACGAGGTGACCGCCGTGGCGCGGGGCTTCGGCCGCCCCGCCCGCGTCCAGCTCAAGGCCGACACCGGCCTCGGCCGCAACGGCTGCCAGCCCGCCCACTGGCCGGAACTGATCGCCGCCGCCGCGGCCGCCGAGGCCGAGGGCACGATCAAGGTCACCGGTATCTGGTCGCACTTCGCCTGCGCCGACGAGCCCGGACATCCCTCCGTCCCGGCCCAGCTGGCCGCCTTCGAGAACGCGCTGGCCCTCTCCGCGGCGGCCGGGCTCCGCCCCGAGGTGCGGCACATCGCCAACACCCCGGCGCTGCTCACCCTCCCCGAGGCCCATTACGACCTGGTACGCGCGGGTATCGGCGTCTACGGCCTCTCGCCCAGCCCCGAGGTCGGCACGCCCCAGGAATTCGGGCTGCGGCCCGCGATGACGCTGGAAGCCTCGCTGGCCTCCGTCAAGCGCGCCCCGGGCGGCCATGGCGTCTCCTACGGGCACCAGTACACGACGCCCGGCGACACCTCTCTCGCGCTGGTCCCGCTCGGCTACGCCGACGGCATCCCCCGGCACGCCTCCGACAGCGGCCCGGTGCTGGTCGCCGGCAAGTGGCGGACGATCGCGGGACGGGTCGCCATGGACCAGTTCGTGGTCGATCTCGGCGGCGACACCGCGCACGCGGGAGATCGGGTGGTGCTCTTCGGCCCCGGCGACCGCGGCGAGCCGACCGCCGAGGACTGGGCCCGGGCGGCCGGAACCATCGGGTACGAAATCGTCACCCGGATCGGATCCCGGGTTCCGCGCGTCTATGTGGACAGTGAAAGGGAGAACCGCCGGGACGACGGGGACGGGGACACAGCACTCACGGGGGGCACGGCATGA